A genome region from Excalfactoria chinensis isolate bCotChi1 chromosome 26, bCotChi1.hap2, whole genome shotgun sequence includes the following:
- the TPGS1 gene encoding tubulin polyglutamylase complex subunit 1 encodes MAAYEKRRAAAATPSSAAGSGLGDEAEFLLQADVTAMVREALLKVLEARPEEPVSFLADYFERLVLGGSGAAGEAAAELSGPMQRLARALWYVRLAHHSHRTAFNNNISTAYEVLGAGGRRRRLGVDGRLYSELLRRICQHGDAPQEVAAELLHRVQCREHEAVPFDVFRYGVLSCFVLLEFVSKARMLYDVLDSGAGAADKSVCQAVLCTLEEALGAGGLSVPVRYLEAGSRLGPDCLALAMERALQERKLSSTMSREEFLKKATALFVAKVKPVE; translated from the exons ATGGCGGCGTACGAGaagcggcgggcggcggcggccacCCCGAGCTCGGCGGCGGGCAGCGGGCTGGGAGACGAGGCAGAGTTCCTATTACAAGCCGATGTGACCGCCATGGTGCGGGAGGCGCTGCTGAAGGTGCTGGAGGCGAGACCCGAGGAGCCCGTCTCCTTTTTGGCCGACTACTTCGAGCGGTTGGTGCTGGGCGGCTCCGGTGCGGCGGGCGAGGCGGCCGCGGAGCTGTCGGGGCCGATGCAGCGCCTGGCCCGGGCGCTGTGGTACGTCCGCCTGGCTCACCACTCCCATAG GACGGCGTTCAACAACAACATCAGCACGGCCTATGAGGTGCTGGGAgccggcgggaggcggcggaggTTGGGTGTGGATGGCCGGCTTTACAGCGAGCTGCTGCGGAGGATCTGTCAGCACGGGGATGCACCGCAGGAGGTGGCTGCCGAGCTGCTGCACCGGGTGCAATGCCGGGAGCACGAGGCCGTGCCCTTTGATGTGTTCCGTTATGGAGTGCTGAGCTGCTTCGTGCTGCTGGAGTTTGTGAGCAAGGCCAGGATGCTGTATGATGTCTTGGATAGTGGAGCTGGTGCGGCGGATAAGAGCGTctgccaggctgtgctgtgtaCGTTGGAGGAGGCATTAGGAGCTGGGGGCCTCTCCGTGCCTGTCCGCTATCTGGAGGCAGGGTCCAGGCTGGGGCCGGACTGCTTAGCCTTGGCTATGGAGCGGGCGCTGCAGGAGAGGAAGCTCAGCAGCACGATGAGCAGAGAGGAATTCCTGAAGAAAGCCACGGCTTTATTCGTTGCAAAAGTGAAACCTGTTGAGTAA
- the MADCAM1 gene encoding mucosal addressin cell adhesion molecule 1, producing the protein MMELAPLLFISLLWGCNGRPTSKLVVMPKEPVVQYGDAVQLNCSLPCPGGTVQWKGLDTNLGSIDTFLTHSILKISSAKLATAGTKICLGTCGDSSYQETANLQVYSLPEVLQLNVDQALIAGQPATLHCSALHVYPITGLKLTWYREDKLLMDDFEETETDEGLFDVVTTVRVPGEDVADGEVFKCELTLSIGSKTFTRVASIPVSNKAVTEQPMAMTTSTESPHTTVTTTVIYSITVPAAITLPSPEPHEPSTAASQRPETPTQWSAASKPTLPQHHQGPSLSTASLHPDRTAATVSTAATQGPAVDGSSPGSHITTPTCSLQIWSLPPNGTRGRALRIGCQARCAHNASVHWLHTPVALSQYREEAVGSGSTLWLDRAEPHHQGYYQCILLGHHAQAVSMQLVVTDDTSSSIPPIATGTAFSLLGLIVTGVVSRCLWKRFKSNYNLS; encoded by the exons ATGATGGAACTGGCTCCTCTCCTCTTCATCAGCTTGCTGTGGGGCTGTAACG GGAGGCCGACCAGCAAGCTGGTGGTGATGCCAAAGGAGCCAGTGGTGCAGTACGGAGATGCAGTGCAGCTGAACTGCTCACTGCCCTGCCCAGGCGGCACAGTGCAATGGAAGGGGCTGGACACCAACCTGGGCAGCATCGACACCTTCCTCACCCACAGCATCCTGAAGATTAGCAGTGCCAAATTGGCCACAGCGGGCACCAAGATCTGCTTGGGCACCTGCGGTGACAGCAGCTACCAGGAAACTGCCAACCTGCAGGTTTACT CTCTCccagaggtgctgcagctcaACGTGGACCAAGCACTGATAGCAGGGCAACCAGCCaccctgcactgctcagccttgCACGTGTATCCCATCACTGGGTTGAAACTCACCTGGTACCGGGAGGACAAATTGCTGATGGATGACTTTGAAGAAACAGAGACTGATGAGGGACTGTTTGATGTTGTGACCACAGTGCGGGTGCCGGGAGAGGACGTGGCAGATGGGGAGGTGTTCAAATGTGAGCTGACGTTGAGTATTGGCTCAAAGACCTTCACCCGCGTGGCATCCATTCCTGTGAGCAATAAGG ctgttaCAGAGCAACCAATGGCCATGACCACATCCACAGAGAGCCCCCACACCACAGTGACCACAACAGTGATCTACAGCATCACTGTGCCTGCAGCCATCACATTGCCATCCCCAGAACCACAcgagcccagcacagctgcatcaCAGAGACCTGAGACCCCCACACAATGGTCTGCTGCATCCAAACCCACCCTGCCTCAGCACCATCAGGGCCCTTCATTGAGCACAGCATCGCTGCATCCAGATAGGACCGCAGCCActgtgagcactgcagccacacagGGACCAGCTGTGgatggcagcagcccaggctcCCATATAACAACACccacctgcagcctgcagatCTGGTCTCTGCCTCCCAATGGGACACGAGGCAGAGCTCTGCGCATTGGGTGTCAGGCACGGTGTGCCCACAATGCTTCTGTCCATTGGCTTCATACCCCTGTGGCTCTATCCCAGTACCGGGAGGAGGCAGTGGGCAGTGGTTCTACGCTATGGTTGGACCGGGCTGAGCCCCATCACCAAGGTTACTACCAATGCATCCTGCTGGGCCACCATGCACAAGCAGTCAGCATGCAGCTGGTGGTCACTGATG ATACATCCAGCTCCATCCCCCCCATAGCCACGGGGACAGCGTTCTCACTCCTGGGGCTGATAGTGACTGGTGTCGTATCTCGTTGCTTATGGAAACGATTTAAATCCAACTACAATCTGTCCTAA
- the CDC34 gene encoding ubiquitin-conjugating enzyme E2 R1 produces MQCAAALGAVRGAAAVFSLRSPPLALSCGRCWAYAKPRLHLRPTLVVAMARSLVPSSQKALLLELKGLQEEPVEGFRVNLVDEGDLYNWEVAIFGPPNTYYEGGYFKARLRFPIDYPYSPPAFRFLTKMWHPNIYETGDVCISILHPPVDDPQSGELPSERWNPTQNVRTILLSVISLLNEPNTFSPANVDASVMYRKWKESKGKDREYTDIIRKQVLGTKVDAERDGVKVPTTLAEYCVKTKTPAPDEGSDLFYDDYYEDDEMEEEADSCYGDEDDSGNEES; encoded by the exons ATGCAGTGCGCGGCTGCGCTCGGAGCGGTGCGCGGAGCTGCCGCTGTGTTCTCCCTTCGTTCCCCCCCCCTCGCTCTCTCCTGCGGCCGCTGTTGGGCCTACGCAAAGCCCCGGCTTCATTTGCGGCCTACACTCGTCGTCGCGATGGCGCGGTCTCTCGTGCCCAGCTCACAGAAGGCGCTGCTGTTGGAGCTgaaagggctgcaggaggagcccGTGGAAGGGTTTCGGGTCAATTTGGTGGACGAGGGGGATCTGTACAACTGGGAGGTGGCCATCTTTGGGCCCCCCAACACCTACTACGAGGGCGGGTACTTCAAG GCCCGTCTCCGGTTTCCCATCGACTACCCCTATTCTCCCCCTGCGTTCAGGTTCTTGACCAAAATGTGGCACCCCAACATCTATGAG ACCGGTGATGTCTGCATCTCCATCCTGCACCCACCAGTGGATGATCCACAGAGTGGGGAGCTGCCATCCGAGCGGTGGAACCCCACACAGAACGTGAG GACCATTCTTCTGAGCGTGATCTCATTGCTGAATGAACCCAACACGTTTTCTCCAGCCAACGTGGATGCCTCTGTGATGTACCGCAAATGGAAggagagcaaaggaaaggaTCGGGAGTACACGGACATCATCAG AAAACAAGTCCTGGGAACAAAGGTGGATGCTGAGCGGGATGGCGTGAAGGTCCCTACCACACTGGCAGAGTATTGCGTGAAGACCAAGACTCCAGCCCCAGATGAGGGCTCAGACCTCTTCTATGATGACTATTACGAGGATGATGAgatggaagaggaagcagaCAGCTGCTATGGCGATGAGGATGACTCTGGCAATGAGGAATCTTGA
- the BSG gene encoding basigin — translation MAAGADVPCAVVALLVLGSLSAGGDATGPVITGQYTSSAGKVILSCNMSAPHTNIKGHKWMLGDKTLKTEESNSNSYISYTIEGKVEDHSGVYECIYETNPVAKGNVTIEVQPQVVAYKKSEHGNEGDTGVLTCKSPSYPPVDTWTWFKSDQGTIVNGTGRYIIKSTGNKTELRILKLSIEQDTGDYQCNATNLKGPGSATVNLRVRSRLAALWPFLGIVAEVLVLVTIIFIYEKRRKPDEVLDDDDGGSAPLKSNATNHKDKNVRQRNAN, via the exons ATGGCGGCGGGCGCGGACGTGCCGTGCGCGGTTGTGGCGCTGCTCGTGCTCGGTTCGCTGTCGGCCGGCGGCGATGCTACAG GTCCGGTGATCACAGGGCAGTacaccagctctgctggcaaAGTGATCCTCAGCTGCAACATGAGCGCACCTCACACCAACATCAAGGGTCACAAATGGATGCTGGGAGACAAGAcactaaagacagaagaaagcaattcaAACTCTTACATCAGTTACAC gATCGAGGGGAAGGTTGAAGATCACTCTGGTGTCTACGAATGCATCTACGAAACGAACCCAGTGGCAAAAGGAAACGTGACTATAGAAG TTCAACCCCAAGTTGTAGCATACAAGAAGTCTGAGCACGGCAACGAGGGGGACACAGGCGTGCTGACCTGCAAGAGCCCCTCCTACCCCCCTGTTGACACCTGGACCTGGTTCAAAAGTGATCAAGGG ACCATTGTCAATGGTACCGGCCGCTACATCATCAAGTCCACTGGCAACAAGACAGAGCTCCGCATTCTCAAACTGAGCATTGAGCAGGATACAGGTGACTACCAGTGCAATGCTACCAACCTGAAGGGCCCTGGAAGTGCTACAGTGAATCTGCGTGTCCGCAGCCGCTTGGCAGCTTTATGGCCCTTCCTGGGTATCGTGGCAGAAGTTCTGGTTCTCGTCACCATCATCTTCATCTatgagaagaggaggaagccaGATGAGGTTCTTGATG ATGATGATGGAGGCTCTGCACCACT gaaAAGCAATGCCACGAACCACAAGGACAAGAACGTCCGTCAGAGAAATGCTAACTGA